The Ictidomys tridecemlineatus isolate mIctTri1 chromosome 6, mIctTri1.hap1, whole genome shotgun sequence genome includes a region encoding these proteins:
- the Rasl11a gene encoding ras-like protein family member 11A, with protein MRPLNMSGHFLLAPIPECSSDYLLPKDIKLAVLGAGRVGKSAMIVRFLTKRFIGDYEPNTGKLYSRLVYVEGDQLSLQIQDTPGGIQAQDNLSQAIDSLSKCVQWAEGFLLVYSITDYDSYQSIRPLYQHIRKVHPDSKAPVIIVGNKGDLLHARQVQTHDGIQLANELGSLFLEISTSENYEDVCDVFQHLCKEVSKLHSLSGERRRASIIPRPRSPNMQDLKRRFKQALSSKVKAPSTLG; from the exons ATGCGGCCACTCAACATGTCGGGGCACTTTCTGCTGGCTCCCATTCCTGAGTGCTCCTCCGACTACCTCCTACCCAAAGACATCAAGCTAGCGGTGTTGGGAGCCGGGCGTGTAGGAAAGAGCG CAATGATTGTGCGCTTCCTCACCAAGAGATTCATTGGCGACTATGAGCCGAATACag gCAAGTTGTATTCACGTCTCGTCTATGTGGAGGGAGACCAGCTGTCTCTGCAGATCCAGGACACTCCTGGGGGTATCCAG GCCCAAGACAACCTCAGCCAGGCCATTGATTCTCTATCCAAGTGCGTGCAGTGGGCCGAGGGCTTTCTTCTTGTCTATTCCATCACAGACTATGACAGCTACCAGTCCATCCGGCCCCTTTATCAGCATATCCGGAAGGTTCATCCTGATTCTAAAGCCCCTGTCATCATAGTGGGCAATAAGGGGGACCTTCTGCATGCCCGGCAGGTACAAACGCATGATGGTATTCAGCTAGCCAATGAGCTGGGCAGCCTATTCCTTGAAATTTCCACTAGTGAAAACTATGAAGACGTCTGTGATGTGTTTCAGCATCTTTGCAAAGAAGTAAGCAAGCTGCACAGCCTCAGTGGGGAGCGGAGAAGGGCCTCTATCATCCCCCGGCCACGCTCTCCCAACATGCAGGACCTGAAGAGACGCTTCAAGCAGGCTCTGTCTTCCAAAGTAAAAGCACCCTCCACCTTGGGGTAA